The following DNA comes from Helicobacter sp. 11S03491-1.
AAAAGAGGATCTTGCAACAATACTTAGTGATTTATATGAATGGAGAGACTCTTGGATAAGAAATGATTTAGATAAGTATCTGTCGTTTTATAGTGATGATTTTATACGCTATGATGGAATGAAATTTAAAACTTTTAGAGACTATAAAAAGCGTATTTTTGATAAAAAAGAAGAAAAAACAATTTTGTTTTCGAATATTGATATTTCCCCTTATCCCAATGAAGAGGGAAAAAATATTTTCAAAATTAGTTTTTCACAAAATTATTCAGCCTATAAAAACAATAAACCAACTTATACTTCCAATAGTGTTAAAGAACTCTATATTGAGTTAAATAATGGCAAATTCTCAATTTTAACTGAAAAATAGCCGACCATATTAAATCATTAAAATCAAAAAACTCGTATAATTTGATTTTAATTTTATTAAAAATAAATCAAAATAAAGAAAAGGAATGGATATACTTCAGATACCTCAAGATTTTAAAAAACTTCATCATGTTAAAATTTTTGATTTAGGCGGTTTATGCTTTGCTCGCTATACTCAAAAGAAAAATCTTATGCAGTCTCTGGTGCAGATACAAAAAAATGTTTTAATTTTTGTTTTTAAGGGAAAAAAGATTCTTCATACTGCACAAGGTGATTTTTGTATTCAAGAAAATGAAGCTATTTTTTTAAGTCGCGGTCATTATAGCTTGAGCGATATTCAAGCATTTAATGATATTTATGAGTCTTTTTTGTTCTTTTTTGAAGATAGCTTATTAATTGAATTTATCAACAAACATCCGTATATTCTGGAAACTTTCAAGTATTCTAATCAAGAAGATATTATCTTCAAAATCACAACAGATAGCATGCTTCAATCTGTATTAAAAAGTTTTTTACCTTATTTTGAAACATCTAAATTGCCCAATGAAAATATCATAAAGTTAAAATTTGAAGAAATTTTTTTACATATTCTTAATGATTATTCTCAAAGCAAAATTTTTATTAGTTTCCTTAGAAATATCATTCAAGAATTTCAGATTGATATTCATAAACTTTTTGAATATTGCAATCAAGAATTTGGTAATGTCAGCGAAATGGCATCATTTGCCAAAATGGATAT
Coding sequences within:
- a CDS encoding AraC family transcriptional regulator; this translates as MDILQIPQDFKKLHHVKIFDLGGLCFARYTQKKNLMQSLVQIQKNVLIFVFKGKKILHTAQGDFCIQENEAIFLSRGHYSLSDIQAFNDIYESFLFFFEDSLLIEFINKHPYILETFKYSNQEDIIFKITTDSMLQSVLKSFLPYFETSKLPNENIIKLKFEEIFLHILNDYSQSKIFISFLRNIIQEFQIDIHKLFEYCNQEFGNVSEMASFAKMDMASFSRKFKQCFGISPKEWLDEKRFSKAKFLIQFSQKNIKQICQECGFSSSAWFIERFKTKYGTTPKQFQKSNNLYFIS